One Dermatophagoides farinae isolate YC_2012a chromosome 1, ASM2471394v1, whole genome shotgun sequence genomic region harbors:
- the LOC124491383 gene encoding serine/arginine-rich splicing factor 3, which translates to MARGFRSWNPDCKVYVGNLQDNCLKTDVENAFAKFGPLKNVWVARNPPGFAFVEFEDSRDAEDSVRALDGTRIGGNRVRVEMSHGRSRRGGGGRRFGGGAGGPGYDRSGGADRYGGPRRDYRRRSISRSRSRSPPRRRYSSRTPSRSRSRSTSRNRPRTPPSRSPSRERR; encoded by the exons atggctCGTGGTTTCCGTAGCTGGAATCCAGATTGCAAAGTATATGTGGGTAATCTTCAAGACAATTGTCTCAAAACTGATGTGGAAAATGCTTTTGCCAAATTTGGACCATTAAAAAATGTTTGGGTGGCTCGAAATCCTCCCGGCTTTGCATTTGTTGAATTCGAAGATAGCCGCGATGCCGAAGATTCGGTTCGTGCTTTGGATGGAAC TCGAATTGGTGGAAATCGAGTTCGTGTTGAAATGTCTCATGGCCGTAGTCGACGAGGCGGCGGTGGTCGCCggtttggtggtggtgcagGAGGACCGGGCTATGATCGTAGTGGCGGTGCCGATCGTTATGGTGGACCAAG ACGTGATTACCGACGTCGAAGTATTTCCCGATCTCGTTCGAG GTCACCACCACGACGACGATATTCAAGCCGCACACCAAGCCGATCTCGTTCACGTTCCACATCTCGTAATCGACCAAGGACTCCACCATCTCGCTCACCATCACGTGAAAgacgatga
- the LOC124491377 gene encoding uncharacterized protein LOC124491377 → MSSIQSNTDDFESDKIQLRICINEKTENDAVQVAIDLQKRLQNDLEKILSKETDGKENVKVNIRSKLSSPSSALSRKRSSKSSLKTRSRKLSSLTENLRKSLQISGKIKSPLYEPCSSKITAATTPAITNKVNNNSGKAFSGVLVVPLNAMDNQQREQYKFEVKNHQSPIISSNDQKRSENPLVIMDEEQQPNFFHFQSYGSSRLPVRRNVFDIFGIYPKRSTQNIRQRPRRRSNSWFNHTRSRRLPRFKQRNRFPLRRKFRSPSSRGRRNTPIKMQSDQRSESSTSFCSLNTCDMAEEELRQPWIQQQSPTYHQPKSNYQNVDTTTITANLAAHH, encoded by the coding sequence ATGAGCAGCATTCAATCGAATACCGATGATTTTGAAAgtgataaaattcaattacgCATttgtataaatgaaaaaaccgaaaatgATGCCGTCCAGGTAGCTATTGATCTACAAAAACGATTACAAAATgatttagaaaaaattctgtcaAAAGAAACGGATGGTAAAGAGAATGTAAAAGTGAACATCAGAAGCAAACTATCATCACCGTCGTCAGCTTTATCTAGGAAAAGATCGTCCAAGTCATCGTTGAAAACAAGGTCGAGAAAATTATCTTCATTGACGGAAAATTTAAGAAAATCATTGCAAATATCtgggaaaataaaaagtcCACTATATGAACCGTGTTCTAGCAAAATAACAGCTGCTACTACTCCGGCAATCACTAATAAAGTGAACAATAATTCTGGAAAAGCTTTTTCCGGTGTACTAGTAGTTCCATTGAATGCAATGGACAATCAACAACGTGAACAGTATAAATTCGAagtaaaaaatcatcaaagtccaatcatttcatcgaatgatcaaaaaaGGTCCGAAAATCCACTCGTCATTATGGATgaagaacaacaaccaaattttttccactttcaATCATACGGATCCTCCCGGTTACCGGTGCGACGAAATGTGTTTGATATATTCGGTATCTATCCAAAACGATCGACACAAAATATTCGACAAAGACCACGACGACGTTCAAATAGTTGGTTTAATCACACACGATCGAGAAGATTACCACGATTTAAGCAACGAAATCGGTTCCCATTACGACGAAAATTTCGATCACCATCGTCGAGAGGACGACGAAACACACCAATCAAAATGCAATCAGATCAAAGATCGGAATCAAGCAcgtcattttgttcattaaatACTTGTGATATGGCTGAAGAAGAATTACGACAACCAtggattcaacaacaatcaccaaCATATCATCAACCGAAATCAAATTACCAAAATGTAGATACCACAACTATCACGGCAAACTTGGCCGCGCACCACTAG
- the LOC124491378 gene encoding uncharacterized protein LOC124491378, producing MNNPNDCHFYTIIIALILLQNSSPSTTMDIHNGQSLMDNLYRLNDIDTGTKTKSTRDKCEIEIITRGSCVVNNNPIKPKIIVHFKTRPSFQSPTEKMRQTIEEEQENKRLSDSVEYKQSVIYEFTVQLIKHMKLDYGGQLKPLIIDTVQSIQLRNYGQADVYELKIYGLDEIEPVKESIEMENSLESSIWAFNMTFYAANITADFMADVNMDGKIFVKKWKLGIRIEQCRFRAGFTLDFSRQFLFTNSFQIKSFGDFKLISEPLTWPFNEIVSNIVQQEKYFIRDIIQLYSQKYLNMTLSNNYDINSILQKIFDDQD from the exons atGAATAATCCAAATGATTGCCATTTCTACACAATAATTATCGCTCTGATATTACTGCAAAACAGTAGCCCGTCAACCACGATGGATATCCATAATGGACAATCATTGATGGATAATCTATATCGTCTGAATGATATTGATACTGGAACGAAAACCAAGTCGACACGTGACAAgtgtgaaattgaaattataacTCGTGGCAGTTGTGTGGTGAATAATAACCCAATTAAACCGAAAATCATTGTGCATTTCAAAACTCGACCATCATTCCAATCACCAACGGAAAAGATGAGACAAACGATCGAAGAAG AACAAGAAAACAAGCGGTTATCCGATTCGGTGGAATACAAACAAAGTGTTATTTATGAATTCACTGttcaattgatcaaacaTATGAAATTGGATTATGGTGGTCAATTGAAACCGTTGATCATCGATACGGTGCAAAGCATTCAACTTCGTAATTACGGCCAAGCAGATGtttatgaattgaaaatctaTGGTTTGGACGAAATAGAACCGGTGaaagaatcgattgaaatggaaaattcattggaatCATCCATTTGGGCTTTCAACATGACATTTTATGCAGCAAACATAACAGCCGATTTTATGGCCGACGTTAATATGGATGGGAAAATTTTCGTGAAAAAATGGAAGCTTGGCATCCGAATCGAACAATGTAGATTTCGTGCTGGATTCACACTCGATTTCAGTCGTCAgtttttgtttacaaattcatttcaaataaaatcttTCGGCGATTTTAAACTGATTTCCGAACCACTAACATGGCCATTCAATGAGATTGTTTCGAACATTGTACAACAGGAGAAATACTTTATTCGCGACATTATTCAACTATATTCACAAAAATATCTCAACATGACATTGAGTAATAATTATGACATCAATTCCATACTACAGAAAATTTTCGACGATCAAGATTGA
- the amrt gene encoding TM2 domain-containing protein 2 amaretto: MFPFDCLCEWLVLLALLCQLTSGDESIISKDNSSSELDTLLTSPNWTKNSNGNWCDNELCPDKNYGPHSPYVPCDHLPMDFIECDELIDHQGNETSYHQSGGLGCLQFQGGQRGIYFGSSYCHALSFIECYGNRTFIRKGLPCVRYNGHYFITALLFSVLLGFLGMDRFYLGHIGTAIGKLLTIGGVGIWWIVDIILLITGNLVPEDGSNWMPYV, translated from the exons ATGTTTCCATTCGATTGTTTATGTGAATGGTTAGTTCTTTTGGCATTACTTTGTCAATTAACATCAGGTGATGAATCGATCATTTCGAAAGACAATTCATCGTCAGAATTGGATACACTTCTGACATCACCAAATTGGACAAAGAATAGCAATGGTAATTGGTGTGATAATGAACTTTGTCCAGACAAAAATTATGGTCCTCATTCACCCTATGTACCTTGTGATCATTTACCGATGGATTTTATTGAATGTGATGAATTGATAGATCATCAAGGTAATGAAACATCTTATCATCAAAGCGGAGGCCTAGGATGTCTGCAGTTTCAAGGTGGACAACGAG GCATCTACTTTGGTTCTAGTTATTGTCATGCTTTAAGTTTTATCGAATGTTATGGTAATCGAACTTTTATCCGCAAAGGTCTACCATGTGTTCGATATAATGGTCATTATTTTATCACAGCAttattgttttctgttttattgGGATTTCTCGGTATGGATCGATTCTATCTTGGCCATATCGGAACGGCAATCGGTAAATTATTAACGATTGGTGGTGTTGGAATCTGGTGGATTGTCGATATCATCCTATTGATCACTGGTAATCTTGTTCCCGAAGATGGTAGTAATTGGATGCCTTATGTCTAA
- the LOC124491372 gene encoding uncharacterized protein LOC124491372, with product MTLQSKLLTCRCLNVQLIHDQREQPSIEKTFELLGRNQNSDQDLDQFLINSNLIQIIPAGIKINYEYLCLKRVIEDNLQIVFCTVCELETHAIFISKTSSSSSSSHMMVDSSKGSIAFANSSLLSDEKAILELKSSKNFSPALGIIVPDRLMTNLNNEMKQHNTCDSGIARTDSDNSYFLVSNYIQADVADKIKMFLKQEKLHMNERIKRFSSEQEKQFKQIYQKTLNNKQSFLRMIEAIKIRHNIDNNNDEDNKDNKENRNDAAVRQHRRLTDSFVMDKNSIQFDNRSQKISASDLPSSLSTVHTAVKNSDEFDSIFDIDDLDANQFGGSSMESYGRVVRQRDNSDDNDDDQVGEQLNDDDDDDDLHEERRDNVFPLKESHQYSSVLNNQTYNIMNDESYSSSASGNVVVGLPISSSDHRNLQRKISSSLVSHNINHHAQQQNFYHDDHDDYSSQRQHYHPSTQIANSLPIQIPQFGGRRNDREMEESFRINPGESMADSIKKMARSVRNEIYILDDRPRRRLNTGDLIKSRPFYN from the exons ATGACTCTACAATCGAAATTGTTGACATGCCGTTGTTTGAAtgttcaattgattcatGATCAACGTGAACAAccttcaattgaaaaaacattcgaactATTGGGACGTAACCAAAACAGTGATCAAGATTTGGATCAATTTCTAATCAAttcgaatttgattcaaattattcCGGCTGGAattaaaatt AATTACGAATATCTGTGTTTGAAAAGAGTGATTGAGGACAATTTGCAGATAGTCTTCTGTACCGTATGTGAATTAGAAACTCATGCTATCTTTATTtcgaaaacatcatcatcatcatcatcgagtcATATGATGGTTGATTCATCCAAAGGATCGATTGCTTTTGCCAATTCTTCGTTATTg AGTGATGAAAAAGCGATATTGGAATtaaaatcatcgaaaaatttttcgccTGCATTAGGCATCATAGTGCctgatcgattgatgaccaatctaaataatgaaatgaaacaacataATACCTGCGATTCGGGAATCGCTAGAACCGACAGTGacaattcatattttttggtttcaaacTACATACAGGCGGATGTAGccgataaaatcaaaatgtttttgaaacaagaaaagcTCCACATGAATGAACGTATTAAACGTTTTTCATCTGAACAggaaaaacaattcaaacaaatttatcagaaaacattgaataacaAGCAATCATTTTTGCGAATGATCGAAGCAATCAAAATCCGTCACaatatcgacaacaacaatgatgaggATAACAAAGACAATAAAGAGAATCGTAATGATGCTGCTGTTCGACAGCATCGTCGATTAACTGATTCGTTTGTGATGgataaaaatt caattcaatttgataacCGATCACAAAAGATATCTGCTAGTGATCTACCATCCTCATTGTCGACAGTGCATACTGCAGtgaaaaattctgatgaatttgattccatattcgatattgatgatttggatgCAAATCAATTTGGTGGCTCATCAATGGAATCGTATGGTCGTGTTGTGCGACAACGTGATAacagtgatgataatgatgatgatcaggtcggtgaacaattgaatgatgatgatgatgatgatgatcttcatGAAGAACGTCGTGACAATGTCTTTCCGTTGAAAGAATCACACCAATATTCATCAGTACTTAATAACCAAACATACaacataatgaatgatgaatcatattCCTCAAGTGCTAGtggtaatgttgttgttggcttaCCGATTTCATCTTCCGATCATCGAAATTTACAACGAAAAATTTCCTCATCCTTGGTTTCCCAtaatattaatcatcatgcacaacaacaaaatttttatcatgatgatcatgatgattattcgaGCCAACGACAGCATTATCATCCATCGACACAAATTGCAAATTCTTTGCCAATACAGATACCTCAGTTCGGTGGTAGGCGAAACGATCGTGAAATGGAAGAG AGTTTTCGAATTAATCCCGGTGAATCGATGGCCGattctataaaaaaaatggctcgTAGCGtacgaaatgaaatttacaTACTTGATGATCGACCACGTCGACGTTTGAACACTGGTGATCTCATCAAATCACGTCCATTTTACAACTGA